A stretch of the Paenibacillus dendritiformis genome encodes the following:
- a CDS encoding pirin family protein: MKIQQYTASQMGTGTFDGGRITEIKPIGFPHEGGAVKRVSTLFYWAWAKAKEEGYIPPHPHQAFEILSYVIQGKTHHGDSLGTDSVVGEGGAQLIQAGSGVEHSERIVGPDADMLQIWFEPNLLEARKRPPHYAQFEHEAFPIHESGGVSVKTVLGEGAPWRIVADARMWDIAIQAGRSYEAVLPRGRTWTALIMSGKGSIGSVEAGEEQTRYAGEQFIISTGNEEADDVLRIAAEEATRLIAIEVPTAVDYPLYRK, translated from the coding sequence ATGAAGATTCAGCAGTATACGGCGAGCCAAATGGGGACGGGAACATTCGACGGCGGGCGGATTACGGAGATCAAGCCGATAGGCTTCCCGCATGAGGGCGGGGCCGTCAAGCGCGTCAGCACGTTGTTCTACTGGGCTTGGGCGAAGGCGAAGGAAGAAGGGTATATTCCGCCTCATCCGCACCAGGCGTTCGAGATTCTGTCTTACGTCATTCAGGGCAAGACGCACCACGGCGATTCACTGGGAACGGACAGCGTCGTCGGCGAGGGAGGCGCGCAACTGATTCAGGCGGGGAGCGGCGTGGAGCACAGCGAACGCATCGTCGGTCCGGATGCCGATATGCTGCAAATCTGGTTCGAGCCGAATCTGCTGGAAGCCAGAAAGCGTCCGCCCCATTATGCGCAATTTGAGCATGAGGCGTTCCCGATTCATGAATCTGGCGGCGTCTCCGTGAAGACGGTGCTGGGTGAAGGGGCTCCGTGGCGCATAGTAGCGGATGCCCGCATGTGGGACATTGCGATCCAAGCCGGCCGCAGCTATGAGGCAGTCCTGCCGCGCGGGCGCACATGGACGGCGCTGATCATGAGCGGCAAGGGGAGCATCGGCTCCGTGGAGGCGGGAGAAGAACAGACCCGCTATGCTGGCGAACAATTCATCATCTCGACGGGCAACGAAGAGGCCGATGATGTTCTCCGCATAGCAGCAGAGGAAGCGACCCGGCTGATTGCCATTGAAGTGCCGACAGCCGTCGATTATCCACTGTACCGCAAGTAA
- the wrbA gene encoding NAD(P)H:quinone oxidoreductase: MANVKLAVIYYSSTGTNYQLAQWAKEGAEAAGAEVKVLKVPELAPPAAIESNPAWKAHADATQHVPAVQPADLEWADAIIFSVPTRFGNMPSQMKQFLDTTGGLWAQGKLTNKVVSAMSSAGNSHGGQEATILSLYTSMYHWGAIVVAPGYTDPSAYAAGGNPYGTSVTVGQDGKMVENVEAAVKHQAKRTVTAAGWVKAGMAQN, encoded by the coding sequence ATGGCAAATGTAAAATTGGCAGTAATCTATTACAGCTCGACAGGCACGAACTATCAGTTGGCGCAGTGGGCCAAGGAAGGAGCAGAGGCGGCAGGAGCCGAAGTCAAGGTGCTTAAGGTGCCTGAGCTGGCGCCGCCGGCAGCGATTGAGAGCAATCCGGCATGGAAAGCCCATGCGGACGCGACGCAGCATGTGCCGGCCGTACAGCCTGCGGACCTGGAGTGGGCGGATGCGATTATATTTAGCGTGCCTACCCGGTTCGGCAATATGCCATCCCAGATGAAGCAATTCTTGGATACGACCGGCGGCCTGTGGGCGCAAGGCAAGCTGACGAACAAGGTAGTCAGCGCGATGTCCAGCGCCGGCAATTCGCATGGCGGACAGGAAGCGACGATTCTGAGCTTGTATACGTCGATGTATCATTGGGGCGCCATCGTGGTCGCTCCGGGCTATACCGATCCGTCGGCGTATGCGGCAGGCGGCAACCCGTATGGCACCAGCGTAACCGTAGGCCAGGACGGGAAGATGGTTGAAAATGTGGAGGCCGCGGTGAAGCATCAAGCGAAGCGCACCGTTACGGCAGCCGGCTGGGTGAAAGCAGGAATGGCGCAAAATTAA